CTGAAGattcaaacaaattttaaagccccaaattttgaaaaaatttactttttagaaatagAGCAGTTAGTTTATATAACTTGCATAAATTTTGCCtccataaacataataaaattaaaaatctcagtatttagggcggcgcctgtggctcagtgagtagggcgccggccccatataccgagggtggcgggttcaaacccagccccagccaaactgcaaccaaaaaatagccgggcgttgtggggggcgcctgtagtcccagctgctcgggaggctgaggcaagagaatcacgtaagcccaggagctggaggttgctgcgagccgtgtgatgccacggcactctaccgagggcagtaaagtgagactctgtctctacaaaaaaaaaaaaaaaagaaagaaagaggcttggcgcccgtggctcagtgaatagggcaccgccGAACACattacaccaaagctggcgggttcgagcctggccggggtcagctaaacaacaactataactgcaacaaaaaagcagggcattgtggcgggctcttgtggtcccagctactcgggaggctgaggcaagagaattgcttaagcccaagagtttgaagttgctgtgagctgtgatgccgcatccctctaccgagggcaacatagactgtgtctcaaaaaaaaaaaaaaaaaaaaaattatgaaaaaaaaaatctcagtatttaaatttcttcttccttattgCGCTAGTTAAGATTGTTCCTTCAACTTAGAgtgatttttgcatttttcagGTATGGAAACTGTTCCTTGGTTCCCAAAGAAGATTTCTGACTTGGATCATTGTGCCAACAGAGTTCTGATGTATGGATCTGAGCTAGATGCAGACCatcctgtaaatattttaaatacattttttcatgaaaataatttaacacaaACTAAAAATTAAGGGTAACTTTTtaggaagaaagtatttttaatagaaaaaataggacCTCGTTTTAATCTAGATTTCATAGAGCACTGCTAGAGCTACATATTTGTGGAATTGAGACTTATTGCCTGAAAAGCATCTGGCTTCATTAACTCTAAAACAACTGTCCCATGCCCAGCCTTCCTATTATTGAGAATTATTCCAAAGGTTATACTAAAATGAAGACAGTGTTTGTAGTCAGTGTTAGTTAAGATGGGGGTGGGTTACTGGAAAGAAGTACAAATAAAGGTGGCCTGAGACTTACCACCCACACTGCCCATCATGATTGGTTTATTAGGCAGTTGATGAAATAGGACAATGTTTGTACAGTATGGACAAGAGTTGGAGAATTAGTAAATCCACAGCATTAGGCTTACTTATAAAGCTCCAGGTTtttgggaggggaggagagaagagagtgcAATTGGGAAGTTCCACAAACCAGGGCTCTAATTTACCTTCTCTCACTTGTAGCTCTGTGAATGTAACGTTATACTACCTTAGCCACCAGCTGATCCATTTATCTATTCTATAATCTCATTTAGTAGCTATTGCAATTAATTGTAGTACTTGTCCAAAAGGAGCTAGCTTGGCggtgcctataactcagtgggtagggtgctggccacatacactgaggctggagggtttgaacctggcccaggccagctaaaacaacaatgacaactgcaaccaaaaaatagccgggcgttgtggtgggcacctgtggtcctagctacttgggaggctgaggcaagagaatcatttaagcccaagagtttgaggttactgtgagctgtgatgccataacactctactaagggcgacatagtgagactctgtctaaaaagaaaacacaaaatacaaaataaaataaaataaacaaaaaccaaaaggagCTAGCTAGCAGTCTGGTTGAAAAGCTAAagcacaaatatataaataaacacatgcaagataaaatgtaaaaagtgTGCTAAGTGACATGAACAAATTActgcaaaatatacataaaaaggCAAATCCTTCTAGTTGACAAGATCAGGGAAAGGCAATGTTTCAAGAGGGCCTGAAAAGATCCCAACAGGTAGGAGATGGACAGGAAGAACAATTCAGGAGGGAACAATATGAGCACATGtttggaggcaagaaaatctagGCATGCTTATGGAAAgatgaatataatatttttactcATCTACTACCAAGTCCTGGTGATTTTCACCTcctatatatttcttaaatttttccttcttccttcctactACCACATCCCTTAACTATCTCCCTGTCTCCAGCCTTGCCACCTTCAAATCCATCTTCCTCATAATCATTAGAATGTTCTAAAACCTCAATATTACTATTATCCTTCTCTCCTCCAAATCACCATTGGTTCTTAGGCATATACTTAAGATAATTAACACTGTGTGTCCACACAAACATTtacacacaaatgttcatagccggattattcataacagcaaaaaagtagaaacaatccaaatgttcatcaactgatgaatgaataaactaagGTACagtcatacaatgaaatattattgggCATAAGAAGCCATGcaatactgatacatgctacaacatggatgaaccttgattGAAAATATTAtgataagtgaaagaagctagtcaTAAAAGGAAATGCCCAGAATAGGAAAATtcataaaaagagaaagtaagatTACCGGCTGTCAGAGGCTGAGAGTGGGGATGGGGGAATGGGGAGTGGTTGCTAATGAGTATGGTGTTTCTAGTGGGGGTTATACAATTTTTTCTGAAATCAGACaatggagattttatttatttatttatttattaaatcatagctgtgtacattaatgcaatcatggggcaccatgcactggttttatatagacAATGGAGATTTTTGttcaactctgtgaatatactaaaaaccaacTGGTTATTTTATGGTATACGAatgatatctcaataaagttgttatttaaaaagcaaacaagggcggcgcctgtggctcaaaggagtagggcacaggccccataagccagaggcgacgggttcaagcccagctctagccaaaaactgcaaaaaaaaaaaaaaaaaaaagcaaacaagcaaaacaaacaaacaaacaaaccaccaATGGATTCCCATTACCCAAGGCTAAAGTCTAATCTCCTTAGTTGACCTTCAGCTTGCAGGCCGCTGCCTATTCAACAGGCTCCACCTCAACTCTCCCAGCTCCAGCAACGTTGGATTGCTTGCATTTTGTTAGGTACAAGATGTTATTTTTCCATCATGGTGCCACCTCTACCCCTTTTTTGTGTCTTAGCTCAGGAGTCAGCCTTGAGAAGCCTTTCCCAAGCCATGCTATCCTCTTTACACGctggcttatgagtttgttttttgagttttcGTGGCATTCTGTGCATATCAGCAATATGATAAGGCACAAATCATATTGTTTCATAATAACTGGTTCATGTAAACTCCTTGAAGTCCTAGACTgtgttttattcatatttttttcctccagattttAGCACAAGGAGGGTACATAGTAGAGTTCATAAATCTGTAGTAaagagatgagtctcactctttttttttttttttatcaggtttccctttcttttctattttaaaattttggggggaggcaagtattttctcctgagctttgatttttgatttcttattttgtttatatcttcttaaatatttttcatcagtATAAATTCCAGTATTactaatttgtctgtttttaattattatcacCATTTGCTTCCACAAATGAGAAATATGTTTGCATTTTGTGATAAACTATAAGGCTTGATTCAGTTATCACCATTTCAAATATTGTTAATTACTCTTATTATTAATTACTATTATAGGTAAATATAATTGAAGATGTAGTCAATGATTAAGAAAAATCTCATCTTGGGAAAGAGCCATGTATTTAACTGGGGtggcatttttcttattttaactttGTGGCTACTATATTATCTTTGTATCCACagtatcttttacttttatagcCACTAGAGTATAAAACTGCCATGTAGcattgactttaaaataaaaatgatcataaaTCTGTAAATGCTTGTTCATGATAACAATTATATAGCCCTTTGATATGATAGGTCtagtaaaaatgaaatgtttcctAAATATCATTTATCAAGTATTTTTTAgtatggaaatttaaaaacatatcttTAATTAACAGGGTTTCAAAGACAATGTCTACCGTAAAAGACGGAAGTATTTTGCAGACGTGGCTATGAACTATAAACAGTAAGTATATCATGCAAATAACAGACCCAACTTCAAGATCATAAAATAAGTGAACGGAATAAATTGTGTTCATTTAGTAAATAGAAGGGGAAATAAGTGTTACTGTTTATTCAGCACTAATGAAAACAACTCCTACTCTTTATCACATTAGCGGAGACCCTATTCCTAAGATTGAATTCACCGAAGAGGAGATTAAGACCTGGGGAACCGTGTTCCGAGAGCTCAACAAACTCTACCCAACCCATGCTTGCAGAGAGTATCTCAAAAACTTACCTTTACTTTCTAAATATTGTGGCTATCAGGAAGACAATATCCCACAACTGGAAGATGTCTCAAACTTTTTAAGAGGTAGTaagctaattaatttttttgtaaagaaaatgttAACCTCTGTTTTAATCATGAcagcattttaaataaagaaataaagtttagTTTTATGGGAGGTCACAATTCTCCTGTACTCTGTCCTGGATGATTGGATCCAGGATTTGGTACCACATTTGAAGGAGGGTAATCAGGGGGTGAGAGCAGAGGACAATGAACAGAATTATAAGGAGACTTGAAAATGTGTCACATAAGTAAAATCTGAAGGATTTATAGAGGGTTTAACTTGGTGATTTAGGGAATGGTTATTTACATATTTGAAAGCCATCTTATATAATAGAGGGATTGCTATGTAACCTTAAAATAAAGGTCTGTTGGATAGAAACTGCAAGCATTTGGTTCAAAATGGAGACTATCTTATGAAAAGAGTCATTTGAAAATAGAACAGCTTATGGGACGGTTAGTTCCCTATCCATGGAGGTGTTCATGCAAAAGTTCCACATCTATTCATCTGGGATGTGGAAGAGGAGATTCAAGTATCTTGGGGGAGATTCAAGTATCTTGATGCTCCTTTTCACACTAAAATTCTATTATTCTTAGAAGAAAGATATTGTGCTGGTACAGGCATAAACAAAGGATAAGGATAATTTTGTTCCTTTTAGTTCTTCATACATTTTTGGTTTAGGCCTCTTTATTATTTCTAACTGTATaaatagcaaaaggattaaaagtgatCTGCAGGatctataatatttaaaaaataaatatccccTTTTATCTCAGCAGAGCATCTCAATAGATTGCCTTAGTAGGGTGTGGGGAAGAAAGTATGTTTTTGACTTAAAGGGGGTTTAGCTTGTTTCCTTCATGGTCTAAAATTGctatttttgagttaattttcagTATTCAACAACTATACACTAAAGAAGAACTAAACAGGAAAGGGCAATATAGTTTCTACAAGGGCAGAAATCATGTACATGCTTCCTACAAaaactaaacttttaaaaaatagtcattaaAGATGATAGAGAAATCAATGCATATGACCTCACTGGACTTATAAAGATAGACAAGTATGTATTACAGCAGTTATTGTAAAATCAAATTTGCCTGAGATTTGGAGGAAATGTTTTGCTACAGAGACAAAACTGAAAGTCATCATTTGGGGTCTGGAACCTGGGCTGGCTGCAGAATGCATTGCTGAAGGTTTGTCAAGGACAAGTGTCAAATagagaaatcaaaatgaaaagataattcaAACAAAGTGTCAGGTGGAAGGGGCTACTTGCACTGTCAAATATGGTAGCTACTAGACACATATGGTTGTTTAAATTTAAGTAtttgtaataaatttaaaatgtcagttcctcagtcacactaattacatttcaaatgctcaatatCTACATGTGGCTAGTAGTTGTTTCACTAGATAGCATAGATATGGAACATTTCTATCATTCTggaaagttctattggacagtgcAGTCTGCCCAGCAGAGCAGGCGTGTCCACATACCAGAGTTGTGAAGATTTGGAATGAAGGGTGAGCTAAGACCTCACGGAGGTCTCCTGAGCCACTGACACCTAGTCGCAGGCCCCTTTTATAGTATGTCGGCAGTCGGGTGTTGGGGATGGGTAAACACTATCTAGCTtagataaaataaaggaaatacttTACAAAAGACAGTACTGACTAGAAATGGCATGGATTCAGAAATGGTTCTGATCTAAATTAATAGATCTTGTGAGTTTTTATATAAAGAAAGTAAGATTATCTAGGAGATATTATTGACCATTTAGGGAAACAGCAAGGGGTAGGACAGCGTAAGGAGACATGGATTCTCATTCTATCTTCATCAACTACCGTATGACCTCGGGCACATTATTGAATCTCTGAGACTCACGAGCAAAAGAAAAGTCTTTAGCATATGTTGTAATCATGAAAGGAGATGTGACATATAAAAGGTCTCACTCGTTGCCTGGCCCTGGTAAGTGCTTAGTTATTAGTTTCTCCTAGTACACACATGACAAATTTTAGTATCTATGTCCTCCCTCAACGTGTTACTCAGTACCTCTGGCAGAATTAAAATGCTGCAGTTCATGGTCTGTTCTGGTGtagattttttctgctttctcttttgctTTGCAGAGCGTACTGGTTTTTCCATCCGTCCTGTGGCTGGTTACTTATCACCAAGAGATTTTTTATCAGGGTTAGCCTTTCGAGTCTTCCACTGCACTCAGTATGTGAGACACAGTTCAGATCCCCTGTATACCCCAGAGCCGTAAGTACTTCTACATCAGCTCTTCATTCATCAAATGTTTAATTATAATAATGCCACCACCTCATTGGTTTTTGTGAGTCTTAAACTAGCAcatgtaaagcatttagaatGGCGCCTGGCATATAATTCGTGATCCATGCTCTATATATGTtagccataaaaataataattattattattaattttgacaACCTGTTAGGTGCCAGGTGCTGTTCAAAGCATAGGAATGTAacactggggcagtgcctgtggctcaaaggagtagggcgccggccttatatgccagaggtggtgggttcaaacccagccctgtccaaaaactgaaaaaaaaaaaaaaaggaatgtaacaCTGAAAACATTAAgataaaaaattctttcttcataGACCTTGTGGATAagataataaacaagtaaatgtatGCATGTTATGTCAGGTTGTGAAGAGTGCcatgcagaaaaataaagaagggaaaggaggtgGATGGATATATGGGTGGGTAGCGAGGTATGTGTTGCTGTTTTGGAAAGGGTATTGGGAAGGCCTTGCTGAGAAGGTGACATCTGAGCAGAGACCTGATTTAGCTGTGTGTGGTGGGTTGAGGAAGATGTGGATGTCTGTTGCTATCTGATATGCACTTATATGCGTGTGTCTCTGAGTGGACACGGTTTTGAACCAAAAACGTTTCTGTGTTGGGTTAGTCTCCTTTGCAATCCATTACCAAAGTATCAATAACTAATCAATTAGAAGACAAGACTGGATTTTGATTTGACTGAATGGTTGATTGTGCATTTATGGTAAGCATATCACAATGTGACACACTTGTACCTTTGTTTCAGAGATACCTGCCATGAACTCCTAGGTCACGTCCCCCTTTTGGCTGAACCTAGTTTTGCCCAATTCTCCCAAGAAATTGGCTTGGCTTCCCTTGGAGCTTCAGAAGAGGCTGTTCAAAAACTGGCAACGGTATAAATCTGGAAATAGCTGAATAGATTAGCAGTTCTCAATTGGTGGTGTATGAGTATCTGTGTAGTTTATTAGtttaaaattagtttattttttttaaaattaattagtaaacattaaacatttttctgttttcggcttggcgcctgttactcagcggctagggcgcgagccacatacaccggagctggtgggtttgaacccagcctgggcctgccaaacaacaaggacaactacaaccaaaaaaatagctgggcgttgtgtcaggtgcctgtattcccagctacttgggaggctgaggcaagagaatcgcaggaGATGatcttaagccaaagagtttgaggttgctgtgagctgtgatgccacagtgctctactgagggtgactctgtctcaaaaaaaaaaaaattctgttttcatttttaatatggcTAATATGGCTAGTGATAAtctacatcaaaaagaaaaaaaaaagatctttggggtcctcaataatttttaacagTATATAAGAGTCCTTAGAACTAAAGTTTGAGAAGTGCTGGTTTAGAATGAGGCCCTATCGTGGAAAGAGTTGTGAACTAGGTTGGGGTGTTGGACTTTATTCTGGGGTACTTTGGGTCAATGACTAAGAGTTGTAATTTGAGTCGAGTTATTCAGGATGTGACAGTAACATTGCTGTTCTTTTATAGTGCTATTTTTTCACTGTGGAGTTTGGGCTATGTAAACAAGATGGGCAGCTAAGAGTCTTCGGTGCTGGCTTACTTTCTTCCATCAGTGAACTCAAAGTAAGAGTGGTAAATCTTTGTATATAACCGTATTCACCTAATATAATTGATATAATCTGAAATAGTTTTTGTATTTGAACAAGAGCTTACTATGGAAAATACTTGGGGTGGTAGCAATCATTACttgaagtcatttttctttttgcaaagttttctgatatatgtatgcatatatatgtatagcaGAACTTCTacaagttgaccacctaagggactgtaacaaacgggtcaacgtacagaggtggtcaataataagaaactaggcctaaggtctggtgtggtggctcacgcctgtaatcctagcactctgggaggctgggggaggtggattgcctgagctcacaggttcgagaccaacttgagcaagagcaagaccccgtctctaaaaatagccgggtactgtggcaggtgcttgtagtcctagctacttgggaggctgaggcaagaggatcacttgagcccaagcattcaaagttgttgtgagctatgatgacacagcactctaccaacggtaactaagtgagactgtgtctcaaaaaaaaaaaaaagaaagaaagaaactaggcctactgtactgataaatacacgtggtgcatgtccactctatgaaaattaggtcaccttaaggaggtgatcaTTGTAGgtaagtggtcaactatggaggtttatTGTATATAATCTTTTAAACAAAAAGTATTTATAGCCTGTGCTTACAAAGTCTTATTGTTTCCTTATTATTTCTGATATGCTAGCAATAGTTTATAATTTCTACAGAATTCTTTGAGATGTGTTACTTATCCAATGAGTAAATGAACTTAGGTTTGTTGAATGATGGATGTATGCAAAACACTGTCCAAGGTATTGTTTCGCTGTCAAGGAGCACCTGGTGGTCGGTATAATTTATGTAAAGGAATAATTAGTGCTGGGTAGAAAGTAGGTACCATAATGTGGGGATAAATAAAGATCCTTGGGTGCCTCTGATCTGAAGAAGAGAGAATGAAGCCATGGAGATGATCTCGGACTTTTATGGGGAATAGCAAGTCATTTACTTTGCTCGAAGTTGAGAAGTGCTGATATAGAAAGAGGCCAGTTTGTTTTGCCGACTGAATAGAACTGTAGAAAATAAGTTTGGAATTGTAGGTTGGAGCCATTGTACTAGTAGTGAGTTCAGAGATGTGCCAATTATGGCAGTTGTGTGATCTATGAAAATAGATATTATTCTTTGATCCACTGACTCTTTGTCCTCTAGCATGCACTTTCTGGACATGCCAAAGTAAAGCCCTTTGATCCCAAGATTACCTGCAAACAGGAATGTCTCATCACAACTTTTCAGGATGTCTACTTTGTATCTGAAAGTTTTGAAGatgcaaaggaaaaaatgagGTAAACAATACCTTCCTCatgccttcattttcttttgcaaaacAGGCCTAAGGATGGTAACATGTCTCAGAAGTAAGCAGCTAGATAATTTGGAGCCCACTAGAGCATTCTGCCTGTAAAATATCTCTTC
This is a stretch of genomic DNA from Nycticebus coucang isolate mNycCou1 chromosome 14, mNycCou1.pri, whole genome shotgun sequence. It encodes these proteins:
- the TPH1 gene encoding tryptophan 5-hydroxylase 1, with translation MIEDNKENKDHSLERGRATLIFSLRNEVGGLIRALKIFQEKHVNLLHIESRKSKRRNSEFEIFIDCDINREQLNDIFHLLKSHTNVLSVNPPDNFTVKEDGMETVPWFPKKISDLDHCANRVLMYGSELDADHPGFKDNVYRKRRKYFADVAMNYKHGDPIPKIEFTEEEIKTWGTVFRELNKLYPTHACREYLKNLPLLSKYCGYQEDNIPQLEDVSNFLRERTGFSIRPVAGYLSPRDFLSGLAFRVFHCTQYVRHSSDPLYTPEPDTCHELLGHVPLLAEPSFAQFSQEIGLASLGASEEAVQKLATCYFFTVEFGLCKQDGQLRVFGAGLLSSISELKHALSGHAKVKPFDPKITCKQECLITTFQDVYFVSESFEDAKEKMREFTKTIKRPFGVKYNPYTRSIQILKDTKSITSAMDELRHDLDVISDALAKASRQLSI